In Planococcus shixiaomingii, the DNA window CTCCAAACAACTTTGTTAATATAATCCGTATAAGAGATAAGAATTCTTAATACTTTTTCCGAGACATTTGGCATACTATAATCCGACACTCTTCTTAAAGTTTTTTTTTCTTGATCCTCAATTATTTCTAGCCCCTGTAATATTCTTTCTTTTCTTAAACCAACCATCATAACTGAAGCCTCTTCCATAGCTTCCGGCCGTTCATGAGCCTGTCTAATATTAAGTGCTTTGAAACCTAGAATGGAAGATTCTTCACTAATTGTCCCACTATCACTTAAAACAGCTTTTGCCTTCATTTGAAGTTTTACATAATCATTAAATCCTAAAGGCTTCATTATTTTTACTAATGGATTAAACTTTATCCCTCTGACATTAATCATATTCTGTGTTCGTGGATGTGTGCTAACAATTACAGGTAAACCATACTTCTCTGCAACTGTATTTAAGCTATCTACTAAACTAAGAAAATTCGCCTCTGAATTTATATTTTCATCACGATGAGCTGAAACAACAAAAAACTTTTCCTCTTCGAGTTCTAATTTTTCAAGAATCTTAGATTCTTCAATATCAGTTTTTCTTGATTGAAGTACCTCAAACATCGGGCTTCCGGTTTTAATAATTCGATCCGCGGGCAATCCTTCTCTTAAAAGATATTCTCTTGCAATATCACTATAAGTTAAATTAATATCTGCTGTATGATCGACTATCTTTCTATTTGTTTCTTCTGGAACACGCTGATCAAAACATCTATTTCCAGCTTCCATATGGAATATAGGAATTTGTCTTCTTTTTGCTGCAATAGCACAAAGACAACTATTAGTATCGCCAAGCACTAATAATGCTTCTGGTTTAACTGCTTCCAAAATCGGATCAATTTTAACAAGTATATTTCCAATAGTTTCAACTGCTGTACCATTTGCTGCGTTTAGGAAGTAATCTGGCTTTCTCAAGTTAAAATCTTCAAAGAATATTTCATTTAATTCATAATCATAATTTTGGCCTGTATGTACAAGTATATGTTCTATCGCATTTGATTCTTCTAATTTGTTGATGACAGCTGAAAGTCTAATAATTTCAGGTCTAGTCCCTACTACTGTCATTACTTTTAACTTCTTCATTTACTCAACCTCCACGAAATATGTATCTGGCTTTTCTGAATTAAAACTTTCATTAACCCACATAACGGTTACTAAATCAGTTTCTCCCACGTTTACTATGGAATGTGTATAACCAGTAGGAATATCTACTACTTCTAACTTGTCTCCGTTTACTCTATATTCTATAATTTCTTCTTCATCTATATTTCTAAATCGAATAAGTCCTTCGCCACTTACTACTAAGAACTTTTCATTTTTCGTATGATGCCAATGGTTTCCTTTTGTTATACCAGGCTTTGAAATATTAACTGACACTTGGCCGCGATCTGGAGTCCGTAAAAATTCTGTAAATGAACCGCGATTATCTACATTCATTTTCAAATCATAGGAAAAGTTATCTTTTGGTAGAAAACTTAAATATGTACTATATAGCTTTTTAGTTAGAGCATCGCCCAAATTAGGTACATATAAGGAATTTCTACTTTCTTTAAAACTTAGAAGTTTCTCAGCTAAATTATTTAATTGTATTGAATAAGAAACAGGAACCAAGCAATAATCATTAGATTTAGTAGGACTACCGTTTAAAGCTCTAATAAACTCTTCAATCACATCATCAATATAAGAAAGAGTTAAATTAGTTTCTGGGTTATTTACTTGAATTTCTACGTTTCTAGCAATGTTATAGCAATAAGTAGCAACAACAGTATTATAGTTTGGCTTACTCCACTTACCAAACAGATTTGGAAGTCTATAAACATGTACTTCAGTTCCAGTATCTTTCGAGTAATTAAATAAGAGCTCTTCTCCCGCTTTCTTACTCTTCCCATATGGATTATTTTTTTCTGCTTGAATTGAAGAAGAGATTAATACTGGAGATTTATTTTCATTTTTTTTTAAAAGGTCTAATAAAATAGAAGTTAATCCAAAGTTGCCTTCCATAAATTCTGCTTCATCATTTGGTCTGTTAACTCCAGCTAAATGGAAAACAAAATTACATTTCTTTGTAAACTCTTCTAGCTCGTCAATTGAGTTGTTTCTATTATATAGAAACAACTCTTCATACCCTTGATTCTTTAGTTCAGCTACGAGATTCTTGCCAACAAATCCAGAAGCCCCTGTAATTAGAATCTTCTTCATTGAGTTACACCTATCTTATTCAATTCTTCTTTTACAAGATCAAGTCCTAATAAAAGTTTTTTAATTTCTTCTATAGATAAACGATGTGTATTGTGTGAATTGTATTCCCATCCCTCTGAAATTTCTTCTTCGCCTTCTGTAAAATACTTATTATAGTTCAAGTCCCGATTATCAGCAGGAATCCGGTAATAACCACCCATATCTGTGGCTACTGCCATTTCTTCTCTTGTCAGAAGAGTTTCATACAATTTTTCACCATGACGTGTCCCGATTACTTCAATGGGATTACTGGCTTTAAAAAGTTCTTTTACTGCTTGTGCTAAATCACCAATTGTAGAAGCTGGTGCTTTTTGAACAAAAATATCACCTTGATTTGCATTTTGAAATGCAAAGAGGACCAATTCAACAGCGTCATCTAAAGACATTAAATAACGAGTCATTTCTGGATCAGTAATTGTAAGAGGTTTTCCAGCTTTAATCTGTTCGATAAAAAGAGGAATAACAGATCCACGTGAAGCCATAACATTTCCATATCGTGTTCCACTGATTGTTGTATCTTCAATATCAACTGTGCGAGATTTAGCAACTGTAACTTTTTCCATCATTGCTTTCGAAATACCCATAGCATTAATTGGATATACTGCTTTATCGGTTGAAAGACAAATAACATTTTTTACGTTATGTTGAATAGCTGAGCTTAAAACATTCTCTGTGCCCATTACATTTGTTTTAACTGCTTCCATTGGAAAGAACTCACATGAAGGAACTTGCTTTAATGCTGCAGCATGGAATACGTAATCTACATTGACCATAGCAGTGTTAACGCTATTAATATCACGCACATCACCGATATAGTATTTTACTTTTTTATTATTTAACTGCTTTCTAATATCTTCTTGTTTCTTTTCATCTCGAGAGAAAATACGAATTTCTTTAATATCTGTATCTAAAAATCTTTTTAATACTGCATTCCCAAAAGAACCTGTACCACCAGTTATAAGTAATGTTTTATTTTTAAACAAAATCCTCAACTCCATCTTTATAATGTTTTATAATTTTTTCGTATGACTTAGCAACGTGAAAGTTTTTTTCTAAGTATTGTCGGCCATTCTTGCCCAGAGTCCTTAGTAACTCTTTTTCGCTTTTTATTTTTTCTATAGTATTT includes these proteins:
- the wecB gene encoding non-hydrolyzing UDP-N-acetylglucosamine 2-epimerase, whose protein sequence is MKKLKVMTVVGTRPEIIRLSAVINKLEESNAIEHILVHTGQNYDYELNEIFFEDFNLRKPDYFLNAANGTAVETIGNILVKIDPILEAVKPEALLVLGDTNSCLCAIAAKRRQIPIFHMEAGNRCFDQRVPEETNRKIVDHTADINLTYSDIAREYLLREGLPADRIIKTGSPMFEVLQSRKTDIEESKILEKLELEEEKFFVVSAHRDENINSEANFLSLVDSLNTVAEKYGLPVIVSTHPRTQNMINVRGIKFNPLVKIMKPLGFNDYVKLQMKAKAVLSDSGTISEESSILGFKALNIRQAHERPEAMEEASVMMVGLRKERILQGLEIIEDQEKKTLRRVSDYSMPNVSEKVLRILISYTDYINKVVWRKNE
- a CDS encoding capsular polysaccharide biosynthesis protein CapF, whose protein sequence is MKKILITGASGFVGKNLVAELKNQGYEELFLYNRNNSIDELEEFTKKCNFVFHLAGVNRPNDEAEFMEGNFGLTSILLDLLKKNENKSPVLISSSIQAEKNNPYGKSKKAGEELLFNYSKDTGTEVHVYRLPNLFGKWSKPNYNTVVATYCYNIARNVEIQVNNPETNLTLSYIDDVIEEFIRALNGSPTKSNDYCLVPVSYSIQLNNLAEKLLSFKESRNSLYVPNLGDALTKKLYSTYLSFLPKDNFSYDLKMNVDNRGSFTEFLRTPDRGQVSVNISKPGITKGNHWHHTKNEKFLVVSGEGLIRFRNIDEEEIIEYRVNGDKLEVVDIPTGYTHSIVNVGETDLVTVMWVNESFNSEKPDTYFVEVE
- a CDS encoding nucleoside-diphosphate sugar epimerase/dehydratase; its protein translation is MFKNKTLLITGGTGSFGNAVLKRFLDTDIKEIRIFSRDEKKQEDIRKQLNNKKVKYYIGDVRDINSVNTAMVNVDYVFHAAALKQVPSCEFFPMEAVKTNVMGTENVLSSAIQHNVKNVICLSTDKAVYPINAMGISKAMMEKVTVAKSRTVDIEDTTISGTRYGNVMASRGSVIPLFIEQIKAGKPLTITDPEMTRYLMSLDDAVELVLFAFQNANQGDIFVQKAPASTIGDLAQAVKELFKASNPIEVIGTRHGEKLYETLLTREEMAVATDMGGYYRIPADNRDLNYNKYFTEGEEEISEGWEYNSHNTHRLSIEEIKKLLLGLDLVKEELNKIGVTQ